Proteins encoded within one genomic window of Methanothrix harundinacea 6Ac:
- a CDS encoding METTL5 family protein translates to MKKRKLEMILEGLEGFSSPETSLEQYQTPSTVASELLYSALLRGDLEGTVCDLGCGTGVLAIGAALLGGRAVGVELDPSPLRIARENALRLGADVQFVRGDVATVALKGVSTVVMNPPFGAQRGSLGDRAFLRKAVETAEVVYSIHNAGSEGFIRRFVEPCKVEEVQKIPFPLRRTYKFHTRGVKVIEVELYRISCR, encoded by the coding sequence ATGAAGAAAAGAAAGCTGGAGATGATCCTGGAGGGGCTGGAGGGGTTCAGCTCCCCTGAAACCAGCCTGGAGCAGTACCAGACCCCCTCAACCGTCGCCTCGGAACTCCTCTACTCCGCCCTCCTCCGGGGGGACCTGGAGGGGACCGTCTGCGACCTGGGGTGCGGAACCGGGGTCCTGGCGATAGGCGCCGCCCTCCTCGGCGGGAGAGCCGTCGGGGTCGAGCTGGACCCCTCGCCCCTCAGGATCGCGAGGGAGAACGCCCTCCGCCTGGGGGCCGACGTCCAGTTCGTCAGGGGGGACGTGGCGACGGTCGCCCTCAAGGGCGTCTCCACCGTCGTCATGAACCCCCCCTTCGGGGCCCAGAGGGGGAGCCTGGGGGACCGGGCCTTCCTCCGCAAGGCGGTGGAGACGGCCGAGGTCGTATACTCGATCCACAATGCTGGGAGCGAAGGGTTCATTAGACGGTTCGTAGAACCCTGTAAGGTCGAAGAGGTCCAGAAGATCCCCTTTCCCCTGAGAAGGACCTATAAATTCCACACCCGAGGGGTCAAGGTCATTGAAGTAGAGCTGTATCGGATATCTTGCAGGTGA
- a CDS encoding tetratricopeptide repeat protein: MDQLVVLQEIFESYMRGGFSRPIDPKSISGDCADLVAALLESFEEGQIDENICTRLLTCLSDIYDIKRLGDICRLAGHLGIAARCYNKALSQTTDQHVRSVLYNNLGQVHARQGYLGRALHYYEKAAEGFSSQGDSGSLAQVLGNMGSAYRSSESYDEALDSCRKSLEIFRELEDESGVAQMTGSIGRIHAEMGEYDLALQEYEKSLADFEQLGDQRQVAWILNRMGRVNAEIEKRDVAIGYYNRSMEIFEEIGQRHNAGVVLANLGRLHLDRGDLDLAADHLETSLDLIRKNMQPVRANAVSWLSAVRAIRGRDLHQQALHTIGGDEDGPEAAELFIEASSYYAGAAECLDELAGTPGVALPDLGVDAGIARLASTFVILEMETEPEMGVKLAEEGVAALNSALSRAEDSSERPAVEALRRSMMGMKETWRLTLIKEEPWKLSDVASDSTEHFTQAILQLGSAGRGCKEACGQLLPAFKTLGRFIASILKGEPPADLSETMAYLKRAESAFELAAPDLGMISPFQIREARMMASRLEEAAGSGRDGQGLLLEDYQRTLLLMGRVLTRAALTEASLLDTVRTWNESMNLIEETPLGRQKPRTLLQADGKMAAGDEPSYPIRPPEGSGPRPPPLIRPIEEVLSFKGGPSKERGAEPLGLTEVARNRPPSPGESDVGSRDGGEGQGAAPPIPVAHPSAEESLTKGGCNDLPAFGAHGRDPLRFLARFAIGVGRDLGDLAFRRGEVKTPRLQRWSYRPLLRGLALRGLRLLAAALFLFILLDLTHYLI, encoded by the coding sequence ATGGATCAGCTCGTCGTCCTCCAGGAGATATTCGAGTCCTACATGAGGGGGGGGTTCTCCCGCCCTATTGATCCAAAATCGATAAGTGGAGATTGTGCTGATCTGGTGGCCGCCCTCCTGGAGAGCTTCGAGGAGGGGCAGATCGACGAGAATATCTGCACGAGGCTGTTGACCTGCCTCTCGGACATCTACGACATAAAGAGGCTCGGAGACATCTGCAGGCTGGCGGGCCACCTGGGGATCGCCGCCCGGTGCTACAACAAGGCCCTATCCCAGACGACGGATCAGCACGTCAGGAGCGTCCTCTACAACAACCTGGGCCAGGTCCACGCCCGCCAGGGCTACCTCGGCCGCGCCCTCCACTACTACGAGAAGGCGGCGGAGGGGTTCTCGTCCCAGGGGGACTCCGGCAGCCTCGCCCAGGTCCTCGGAAACATGGGGTCCGCCTACCGGAGCAGCGAGAGCTACGACGAGGCCCTCGATAGCTGCCGCAAGAGCCTGGAGATCTTCAGGGAGCTCGAGGACGAGTCCGGCGTCGCCCAGATGACGGGGAGCATCGGCAGGATCCACGCCGAGATGGGAGAGTATGACCTCGCCCTCCAGGAGTACGAGAAGAGCCTCGCCGACTTCGAGCAGCTCGGGGATCAGAGGCAGGTCGCCTGGATCCTCAACCGGATGGGGCGGGTCAACGCCGAGATCGAGAAGAGAGACGTCGCCATCGGCTACTACAACAGGAGCATGGAGATCTTCGAGGAGATCGGCCAGCGCCACAACGCCGGGGTCGTCCTCGCAAACCTCGGGAGGCTCCACCTCGACCGGGGAGACCTCGACCTCGCCGCCGACCACCTGGAGACGAGCCTGGACCTCATCCGAAAGAACATGCAGCCCGTCCGGGCGAACGCCGTATCATGGCTCTCTGCCGTCCGGGCGATCCGTGGTCGGGACCTCCACCAGCAGGCCCTCCACACCATCGGCGGCGACGAGGATGGCCCGGAAGCGGCCGAGCTCTTCATCGAGGCGTCATCATACTACGCCGGGGCGGCGGAGTGCCTCGATGAGCTCGCCGGGACCCCGGGGGTGGCCCTCCCCGACCTGGGGGTGGACGCGGGGATCGCGAGGCTAGCCTCCACCTTCGTCATCCTGGAGATGGAGACGGAGCCGGAGATGGGGGTGAAGCTCGCGGAGGAGGGGGTGGCGGCCCTCAACTCCGCCCTCTCCCGGGCAGAGGACTCCTCCGAGAGGCCCGCCGTCGAGGCTCTGCGGCGGAGCATGATGGGGATGAAGGAGACTTGGCGGCTGACCCTGATAAAAGAGGAGCCCTGGAAGCTCTCCGACGTCGCCTCCGACTCCACCGAGCACTTCACCCAGGCGATCCTTCAGCTCGGCTCGGCGGGGCGGGGCTGCAAGGAGGCTTGCGGGCAGCTCCTCCCCGCCTTCAAGACCCTGGGGAGGTTCATCGCCTCTATCCTCAAGGGCGAGCCTCCGGCGGACCTCTCGGAGACGATGGCGTACCTCAAGCGGGCGGAGAGCGCCTTTGAGCTCGCCGCCCCCGACCTCGGGATGATAAGCCCCTTCCAGATCCGGGAGGCCCGGATGATGGCATCGAGGCTTGAGGAGGCCGCAGGGAGCGGAAGGGACGGACAGGGCCTCCTCCTGGAGGATTATCAGCGAACCCTCCTCCTCATGGGCCGGGTCCTCACCCGGGCGGCTCTGACGGAGGCGTCCCTCCTCGATACGGTGAGGACCTGGAACGAGTCGATGAACCTGATCGAGGAGACCCCCCTCGGCAGGCAGAAGCCGAGGACCCTCCTTCAGGCCGATGGGAAGATGGCCGCCGGCGACGAGCCATCCTATCCCATCCGGCCTCCAGAGGGGTCCGGTCCCCGACCCCCTCCCCTGATCCGCCCCATCGAGGAGGTCCTCTCCTTTAAGGGGGGGCCTTCGAAGGAGAGGGGAGCTGAACCCCTGGGGCTGACAGAAGTTGCGAGAAACCGCCCCCCTTCGCCCGGAGAATCGGATGTGGGATCCAGAGATGGAGGGGAGGGGCAGGGTGCCGCCCCGCCGATCCCCGTTGCTCACCCATCAGCCGAGGAGTCGCTGACTAAAGGGGGCTGCAATGACCTTCCCGCCTTTGGGGCCCATGGCAGAGATCCCCTAAGGTTCCTCGCCAGATTCGCCATCGGAGTCGGCCGAGACCTCGGAGACCTCGCCTTCCGCCGGGGAGAGGTGAAGACGCCGAGGCTCCAGAGGTGGTCTTACAGGCCCCTCCTCAGGGGCCTGGCTCTGAGAGGGCTCAGGCTCCTCGCCGCCGCCCTCTTCCTCTTCATCCTCCTGGACCTGACCCACTACTTGATATAG
- the ilvA gene encoding threonine ammonia-lyase, translating to MIELDEIREAARLLEGRVIRTPLVRSDTFSRMAGAEVHLKLESLQAGGSFKVRGAAYKLLKRREEIGPLGVVAASAGNHAQGVALAARAAAIPATIVMPVWASMGKQEATKSYGAEVILAGDSLAESISIAREMAEEGRPFIHPYDDPDIIAGQGTIGLEILEDLPDPDLIVVPVGGGGLIGGIASAIKAVRPETEIVGVQAAACPSALEALRSGERVTVEAKRSIADGISVRQVGEANFPLIRELLSGVVLVEEGEIASAVLALLERKKVLAEGAGAAPLAALLASKLAFPMGCKVVLVISGGNLDPPLMERVVRQGLLKEGRIMRFSACIEDVPGSLARLLSLVAEKGGNVLHIHHARGGEEISSFKTRVDLEVETRGRGMIEEIKVALGEAGYEVLVRE from the coding sequence GTGATAGAGCTCGATGAGATCAGGGAGGCTGCGCGGCTGCTGGAGGGGAGGGTGATCCGGACCCCTCTCGTCCGGTCGGATACCTTCTCGAGGATGGCGGGAGCAGAGGTGCACCTGAAGCTGGAGAGCCTCCAGGCCGGCGGCTCCTTCAAGGTGAGGGGGGCCGCCTACAAGCTCCTCAAGAGGCGGGAGGAGATCGGCCCCCTGGGGGTCGTAGCCGCCTCTGCCGGAAACCACGCCCAGGGGGTCGCTTTGGCGGCCAGGGCCGCAGCCATCCCGGCGACGATAGTGATGCCGGTCTGGGCCTCGATGGGAAAGCAGGAGGCGACGAAGAGCTACGGGGCGGAGGTGATCCTAGCCGGCGATAGCCTAGCCGAGAGCATATCGATAGCAAGAGAGATGGCAGAGGAGGGCCGGCCCTTCATCCACCCCTACGACGACCCGGATATAATCGCCGGCCAGGGGACCATTGGCCTCGAGATTCTGGAGGACCTCCCGGACCCGGATCTGATCGTCGTCCCCGTCGGCGGAGGGGGGCTCATCGGCGGCATCGCCTCGGCGATAAAGGCAGTAAGGCCCGAGACGGAGATCGTGGGGGTTCAGGCCGCCGCCTGTCCCTCGGCCCTCGAAGCCCTCCGGTCCGGCGAGAGGGTCACCGTCGAGGCGAAGAGGTCGATAGCCGACGGGATCTCGGTGAGGCAGGTCGGCGAGGCGAACTTCCCCCTGATCCGGGAGCTGCTCTCCGGAGTGGTCCTGGTGGAGGAGGGGGAGATCGCCTCGGCGGTCCTGGCCCTCCTGGAAAGGAAGAAGGTCCTGGCGGAGGGGGCGGGGGCTGCTCCCCTGGCCGCCCTCCTCGCCTCGAAGCTCGCCTTCCCGATGGGGTGTAAGGTCGTCCTGGTGATCAGCGGCGGAAACCTGGACCCTCCCCTCATGGAGAGGGTGGTCAGGCAGGGGCTCTTGAAGGAGGGGAGGATCATGAGGTTCTCGGCCTGCATCGAGGACGTTCCCGGCAGCCTCGCCCGCCTCCTCAGCCTGGTGGCGGAGAAGGGCGGAAACGTCCTGCACATCCATCACGCCAGGGGTGGAGAAGAGATCTCCTCATTCAAGACGAGGGTCGACCTGGAGGTGGAGACCCGGGGGCGCGGCATGATCGAGGAGATCAAGGTGGCGCTGGGAGAGGCAGGCTATGAGGTATTAGTCAGGGAGTGA
- a CDS encoding FtsX-like permease family protein, translated as MVSCLSPLSPSFELFVAVRHVVSRRRQTILSVTAVALAVSISLLFTSLGNGSQELLTGIVEEKLPHVRISPAEGEKYIHLYRGLLARASAIEGVSSASAALSTQATVSFKEKRRNALLRGIDPAEEDAIYKISSSIVAGEFSEILDGKKVVMGFKLADELGLKVGDRMVVSFPRARTTDLELVGIFDTGTPLDERIAYVSLRTAREFLGEGDVVTSVELRLDDIREAEEVAAAIDLLGYNAASWQENNPEILRSINVGGFWRSLSIFFVMIIAAFGIAAIMNMLVLEKVREMGMLLALGADRGRILRIFIYESGILGLLGGIIGSGLGLLGILALGSFRFEVTAGGRELSSIPLVIDPKDFPTYVLFALGLSLLAGAYPALRAASLDPVEALKGSESGMKGRGLWRPTFVEEAFACRCLALRFEAAVAVRHILSNRRGTAFTLLSVGVAVGVIIMSIGLTEGVRTQIVANTIEKNPHLYVQPGRGEDHLRLYRTLSERVWEHPGVVAVSARLVGQGAARHRDNVEGVEFVGVDPGPEDLLMGVQASALSGNFSELNFKRRSAFLGVKLAEKLEIRPGESFDLVLQDRTVRLKVAGLVEKGTVKDESLVYLHLKTAQDLVGEGDVVSEIGVRLSEFEEAPAAAAALERSLHRRTSSWQEYSREIARFVGTQSRINLIFYSMILAISAFVIANTTIMIISRRTREVGILMAMGADRASILKIFLLENLLLALPGGVLGALFGLLAGDLIATFGPSGFGGVPLSFDLGPDLVLYSILFALALNFLAGLYPAIRASGLDPVEAIGSE; from the coding sequence ATGGTCTCTTGCTTGTCACCTCTCTCCCCCAGCTTTGAGCTATTCGTCGCCGTGAGGCACGTCGTATCCCGCCGGCGCCAGACGATTCTATCGGTGACGGCTGTCGCCCTGGCCGTCTCGATCTCCCTCCTCTTCACCTCCCTGGGGAACGGCTCCCAGGAGCTCCTCACCGGGATCGTCGAGGAGAAGCTCCCCCACGTCCGGATCTCTCCGGCGGAGGGGGAGAAGTACATCCACCTCTACCGGGGGCTCCTGGCGAGGGCCTCCGCCATCGAGGGGGTGAGCTCCGCCTCGGCGGCCCTCTCGACCCAGGCAACGGTCTCCTTCAAGGAGAAGAGGAGAAACGCCCTCCTCCGGGGGATCGATCCCGCCGAAGAAGACGCCATCTACAAGATCAGCTCCTCGATCGTCGCGGGGGAGTTCTCCGAGATCCTGGACGGGAAGAAGGTGGTGATGGGCTTCAAGCTCGCTGACGAGCTGGGGCTGAAGGTCGGGGACCGGATGGTGGTGAGCTTCCCCCGGGCCAGGACGACGGACCTGGAGCTGGTCGGGATCTTCGATACCGGAACCCCCCTGGACGAGAGGATCGCCTACGTCTCCCTCAGGACCGCCCGGGAGTTCCTCGGGGAGGGGGACGTCGTCACCTCGGTCGAGCTCCGCCTCGACGATATCCGCGAAGCTGAGGAGGTGGCGGCCGCCATCGACCTCCTCGGCTACAACGCCGCCAGCTGGCAGGAGAACAACCCCGAGATCCTCCGGTCGATCAACGTCGGCGGCTTCTGGAGGTCCCTCTCCATCTTCTTCGTCATGATCATCGCCGCCTTCGGGATCGCCGCCATCATGAACATGCTCGTCCTGGAGAAGGTCCGGGAGATGGGGATGCTCCTGGCCCTGGGGGCGGACCGGGGGAGGATCCTCAGGATCTTCATCTACGAGAGCGGGATCCTCGGCCTCCTCGGCGGCATCATCGGCTCCGGCCTGGGGCTCCTGGGGATCCTCGCCCTCGGAAGCTTCAGGTTCGAGGTGACGGCGGGAGGGAGAGAGCTCAGCTCCATCCCCCTGGTGATCGACCCGAAGGACTTTCCCACCTACGTCCTTTTCGCCCTAGGCCTCAGCCTCCTCGCCGGGGCCTACCCCGCCCTCCGGGCCGCGAGCCTCGACCCCGTCGAGGCCCTCAAGGGCTCCGAATCGGGGATGAAGGGGCGGGGGCTCTGGAGGCCGACCTTCGTCGAGGAGGCGTTCGCTTGCCGCTGCCTGGCCCTCAGGTTTGAGGCCGCCGTGGCGGTCCGCCACATCCTCTCCAACCGGAGGGGGACGGCCTTCACCCTCCTGTCGGTGGGGGTCGCCGTAGGGGTGATCATCATGTCCATCGGCCTCACCGAGGGGGTGAGGACCCAGATCGTGGCGAACACCATCGAGAAGAACCCTCACCTTTACGTCCAGCCGGGAAGGGGAGAGGACCACCTCCGCCTCTACAGGACCCTCTCGGAGCGGGTCTGGGAGCACCCTGGGGTCGTCGCCGTCTCCGCGAGGCTCGTCGGCCAGGGGGCTGCCCGCCACAGGGATAACGTCGAGGGGGTCGAGTTCGTCGGCGTAGATCCCGGCCCCGAGGACCTCCTGATGGGGGTCCAGGCCTCAGCCCTCTCCGGGAACTTCTCCGAGCTGAACTTCAAGCGGAGGTCGGCCTTCCTGGGGGTGAAGCTCGCCGAGAAGCTGGAGATCCGGCCGGGGGAGAGCTTCGACCTCGTCCTCCAGGACCGGACGGTGAGGCTGAAGGTGGCGGGGCTGGTGGAGAAGGGGACGGTGAAGGACGAGAGCCTCGTCTACCTCCACCTCAAGACAGCCCAGGACCTGGTGGGGGAGGGGGACGTAGTCTCCGAGATCGGGGTCCGGCTATCGGAGTTCGAGGAGGCGCCGGCCGCCGCCGCCGCCCTGGAGCGGAGCCTCCACCGGAGGACGAGCTCCTGGCAGGAGTACAGCCGGGAGATCGCGAGGTTCGTCGGGACCCAGTCGAGGATAAACCTGATCTTCTACTCCATGATCCTCGCCATCTCCGCCTTCGTCATCGCCAACACCACCATCATGATCATAAGCCGTAGGACCCGGGAGGTCGGGATCCTGATGGCGATGGGCGCCGATAGGGCCTCGATCCTGAAGATATTCCTCCTGGAGAACCTCCTCCTCGCCCTCCCCGGCGGCGTCCTCGGGGCCCTCTTCGGCCTTTTGGCCGGAGATCTGATCGCCACCTTCGGCCCCTCCGGCTTCGGCGGCGTCCCCCTCTCCTTCGACCTGGGGCCGGATCTGGTCCTCTACTCCATCCTCTTCGCCCTGGCCCTCAACTTCCTCGCGGGGCTCTACCCGGCGATCAGGGCCTCCGGCCTCGACCCCGTCGAAGCTATCGGATCGGAGTGA
- a CDS encoding YunC family protein, whose amino-acid sequence MHHEKLTYKGGEADGYVVPLGPANLVFVVGARGMIGCGAFDVAALERFRYPAAKVKPTRGPSIADLEDLLAGEVKDANAAAASLGVAVGMSGKEALDLL is encoded by the coding sequence ATGCATCACGAGAAACTGACATATAAGGGCGGGGAGGCGGACGGCTACGTCGTTCCCCTCGGCCCCGCAAACCTCGTCTTTGTGGTGGGGGCGAGGGGGATGATCGGCTGCGGCGCCTTCGACGTCGCCGCCCTGGAGAGGTTTCGCTACCCTGCGGCGAAGGTGAAGCCGACCCGGGGCCCCTCCATCGCCGACCTCGAGGACCTCCTGGCCGGGGAGGTGAAGGACGCGAACGCCGCCGCCGCCAGCCTAGGGGTCGCCGTCGGGATGAGCGGGAAGGAGGCCCTAGACCTCCTCTGA
- a CDS encoding nucleotidyltransferase family protein, translating to MYAFDFSYCAGVYKTDEARGAKVDKKIGEIERLLKSKRDELLEIAARHGATNVRIFGSGSRGEAGEESDIDLLVDVGPGRSGGDLAHRRKRRCTQRARLRLCCQRGG from the coding sequence ATATATGCCTTCGACTTCTCATATTGTGCCGGGGTCTACAAAACGGACGAAGCTCGCGGCGCAAAGGTCGACAAGAAGATCGGGGAGATCGAGCGCCTGTTAAAATCCAAGAGGGATGAGCTTCTCGAGATTGCAGCCAGGCACGGAGCAACCAATGTCAGGATCTTCGGCTCCGGGAGCCGTGGTGAGGCAGGGGAGGAGAGCGACATCGATCTTCTGGTTGACGTCGGTCCTGGCCGATCTGGAGGAGATCTTGCGCATCGCCGCAAAAGACGGTGCACGCAACGTGCGCGTCTTCGGCTCTGTTGCCAGAGGGGAGGATGA
- a CDS encoding pentapeptide repeat-containing protein: MGSFVNSVFCRDSNFLESHFIGNANFGGTVFYRGPSFEAVNFEKNASFDLAEFKSEPSFNGAYFKRDATFNYAIFCKSVYFVGVNFGGDANYTKTTFNKPVYLKEAIFSRFNVEWRQIKDKIDCDGATYLLLVRSFKNLEQFDNADDCYYDYREWRRNSNDVSTEKRSNWSKLYDFVSYASCGYGVRLRFPLAWIFGSIFGLTFLYHIFDGITKSSPHEITMISLNNSTMLFSSAYAETAPSFWECLYFSSLSFAGGTPVGLSPVGVWKYAVMMESVLGYLFLALFVVVLARKLIR, encoded by the coding sequence GTGGGTAGCTTTGTGAATTCCGTTTTCTGTAGAGATTCGAACTTTCTAGAATCTCATTTTATTGGAAACGCAAATTTCGGTGGTACAGTATTTTATAGAGGACCAAGCTTTGAAGCTGTAAATTTTGAGAAAAATGCTAGTTTCGATTTAGCCGAGTTTAAAAGCGAGCCTTCCTTTAATGGTGCCTATTTTAAGCGAGATGCTACATTTAATTATGCAATATTTTGTAAAAGTGTTTATTTTGTTGGCGTAAATTTCGGAGGGGATGCAAATTATACAAAAACTACTTTTAATAAACCTGTTTATTTAAAGGAGGCGATATTCTCAAGATTCAATGTTGAATGGAGACAGATAAAAGACAAAATTGATTGTGATGGGGCTACATATCTATTATTGGTTAGAAGTTTCAAGAATCTGGAGCAATTTGACAATGCCGATGATTGTTATTATGACTATAGAGAGTGGAGACGAAATAGTAACGATGTTTCAACGGAGAAGCGGTCTAATTGGTCTAAATTATATGATTTTGTGTCCTATGCATCTTGCGGATACGGCGTGCGTCTGAGATTCCCGCTCGCCTGGATCTTCGGTTCAATCTTCGGCCTAACATTCCTCTACCACATCTTCGACGGAATCACGAAATCATCCCCTCATGAAATCACCATGATATCCCTGAATAACAGCACCATGCTCTTCTCCTCGGCGTATGCCGAGACCGCGCCCTCTTTCTGGGAGTGCCTGTACTTCAGCTCCCTCTCTTTTGCGGGAGGCACACCCGTGGGCCTCTCGCCCGTCGGCGTCTGGAAATACGCCGTGATGATGGAGAGCGTCCTCGGATATCTCTTCCTCGCCCTCTTCGTCGTCGTCCTCGCCCGCAAGCTGATCAGGTGA
- a CDS encoding phosphoglycerate kinase — protein sequence MKDYLTLDDFPIKNQRILVRVDLNAPMDPNGKILDDKRFRSHIPTLRDLEEARVVLMAHQSRAGKKDFTTLEAHAKRLSQLLRREVGYVDDIFGSHAREAIKAMRAGDVLLLENTRFYSEENISRSPEEHSKSHMVRKLSPLFDLFVNDAFAVSHRSHLSVVGFTEFLPSAAGRLMEKEIDSLDKGVRGNEHPSIFVLGGTKADDSIKVIQNVFQRGGVDQVLVSGVVATVFQMAAGVNVGNKNREFVAGLDYADQVAIAKDLLEKNPGKIVVPTDVALERDGERLDVAMDKVPEDLLIADIGLETIVDFSKRIREAKIVVLNGTAGIFENEKFALGTTEILKAATESAFSIAGGGHTSAAIEELGLESKFSHVSTGGGASISYLSGDLLPGIEALKRAAQRWRK from the coding sequence TTGAAGGATTATCTCACGCTAGACGATTTCCCCATCAAGAACCAGCGGATCCTGGTGAGGGTCGACCTGAACGCCCCCATGGACCCGAACGGAAAGATCCTCGACGACAAGAGGTTTCGAAGCCACATCCCGACCTTGCGCGACCTGGAGGAGGCCCGGGTCGTCCTGATGGCCCACCAGAGCCGGGCGGGAAAGAAGGACTTCACCACCCTGGAGGCCCACGCCAAAAGGCTCAGCCAGCTCCTCCGCCGCGAGGTCGGCTACGTCGACGACATCTTCGGCTCCCACGCCCGGGAGGCGATCAAGGCGATGAGGGCCGGGGACGTCCTCCTCCTGGAGAACACCCGCTTCTACTCCGAGGAGAACATCAGCCGATCTCCGGAGGAGCACTCGAAGAGCCACATGGTCCGGAAGCTGTCGCCGTTATTCGACCTCTTCGTAAACGACGCCTTCGCCGTCTCCCATCGGTCTCATCTATCCGTCGTCGGGTTCACAGAGTTTCTCCCCAGCGCCGCCGGGAGGCTGATGGAGAAGGAGATCGACTCCCTCGACAAGGGGGTCCGCGGGAACGAGCACCCCTCAATCTTCGTCCTCGGCGGCACCAAGGCCGACGACTCCATCAAGGTGATCCAGAACGTCTTCCAGAGGGGGGGGGTCGATCAGGTCCTGGTCAGCGGGGTCGTCGCCACCGTCTTCCAGATGGCGGCGGGGGTCAACGTCGGCAATAAAAACCGCGAGTTCGTGGCGGGGCTCGACTACGCCGACCAGGTCGCCATCGCCAAAGATCTCCTGGAGAAGAACCCCGGCAAGATCGTCGTACCCACTGACGTCGCCCTGGAGAGGGACGGCGAGAGGCTGGACGTCGCCATGGATAAGGTTCCGGAGGACCTTCTGATCGCCGACATTGGCCTGGAGACGATCGTCGACTTCTCCAAGAGGATCCGAGAGGCTAAGATCGTTGTCCTCAACGGCACCGCCGGGATCTTCGAGAACGAGAAGTTCGCCCTGGGGACGACGGAGATCCTGAAGGCCGCCACGGAGTCGGCCTTCTCCATCGCCGGGGGCGGGCACACCAGCGCCGCCATCGAGGAGCTGGGGCTCGAGTCCAAGTTCTCCCACGTCAGCACCGGCGGCGGAGCCTCCATAAGCTACCTCTCCGGCGACCTCCTCCCCGGGATCGAGGCGCTGAAGAGGGCAGCCCAGCGGTGGAGGAAGTGA
- a CDS encoding DHH family phosphoesterase, with protein MRVLYLCHKNADPDALGAAFALQEAFGGDLGAVEGVSRTGASLLEAIGAEILIDPPVEEYDLVVVVDTAVGLQVGGIRLKDYAVIDHHREGDLLEGAAFHLQRPADSTAEIVWEILARSGIVPSREAALALLVGIITDTGRFKHAQASSFRTVAEILERAELDYSEALEVLSRVPTDTSRRIAALRAASRAEIEWTEDWIVVSSEVGAFEGSSAMTLVEIGADVALVGGVHGDLCRISGRARRSAVLAGLDLSAILGDLGEASGGGGGGHRGAAALEAPGGKPKEILAEGRRRVLEALEGRRPPRGGDPSP; from the coding sequence TTGAGGGTCCTCTACCTCTGCCACAAGAACGCCGACCCCGATGCTTTGGGGGCAGCCTTCGCCCTCCAGGAGGCCTTCGGGGGGGACCTGGGGGCGGTGGAGGGGGTGAGCAGGACCGGGGCGAGCCTCCTGGAGGCTATAGGCGCCGAGATCCTGATCGACCCGCCGGTGGAGGAGTACGACCTGGTGGTGGTCGTCGACACCGCTGTAGGGCTTCAGGTAGGCGGCATCCGCCTCAAGGATTACGCCGTCATAGACCATCACCGGGAGGGAGACCTCCTGGAGGGGGCAGCCTTCCACCTCCAGAGGCCCGCCGACTCCACCGCCGAGATCGTCTGGGAGATTCTGGCGAGGAGCGGAATCGTGCCGAGCCGGGAGGCGGCCCTGGCCCTCCTGGTGGGGATCATCACCGATACGGGGAGGTTCAAGCACGCCCAAGCCTCCTCCTTCCGGACGGTGGCCGAGATCCTGGAGAGGGCAGAACTCGATTACTCCGAGGCCCTGGAGGTCCTCTCCCGGGTCCCCACGGACACCTCCAGGAGGATCGCCGCCTTGCGGGCAGCCTCCCGGGCGGAGATCGAGTGGACGGAGGACTGGATCGTCGTCTCCTCGGAGGTGGGGGCCTTCGAGGGGTCCAGTGCGATGACCCTCGTCGAGATCGGGGCGGACGTCGCCCTCGTCGGCGGGGTCCACGGCGACCTCTGCAGGATCAGCGGCCGGGCAAGGAGGAGCGCCGTCCTCGCCGGCCTCGACCTCTCGGCGATCCTCGGGGATCTGGGGGAGGCCTCCGGGGGTGGCGGGGGAGGCCATCGGGGGGCCGCCGCCCTGGAGGCGCCTGGGGGGAAGCCGAAGGAGATCCTCGCCGAGGGAAGGAGGAGAGTCCTGGAGGCCCTGGAGGGGAGGCGCCCCCCCCGGGGTGGCGATCCATCCCCTTGA